The following coding sequences lie in one Vibrio sp. BS-M-Sm-2 genomic window:
- the rpoH gene encoding RNA polymerase sigma factor RpoH: MANQAYQMALVTQDSLDSYIRSANSYPMLTPEEERGLAERLHYKGEIDAAKGLILSHLRFVVHVARGYSGYGLPMADLVQEGNIGLMKAVKRFNPEVGVRLVSFAVHWIKAEIHEYVLRNWRIVKIATTKAQRKLFFNLRKSKKRLGWFNNGEVETVARELGVEPSEVREMESRLAAQDATFEAPMDDDDGGSAYTAPVYYLEDKASDVAETVEAANWESHTNNRLGLALASLDERSQHIVRSRWLDDNKATLQDLADTYSISAERVRQLEKNAMKKLKQAVGDF; the protein is encoded by the coding sequence ATGGCAAACCAAGCGTATCAAATGGCTTTAGTCACACAAGATAGTTTAGATAGCTATATCCGCTCAGCGAACAGCTACCCAATGCTGACACCTGAAGAGGAACGTGGACTTGCAGAGCGATTACATTACAAAGGTGAGATCGATGCTGCGAAAGGTTTGATCCTTTCCCACCTACGATTCGTGGTGCACGTTGCAAGAGGCTACTCTGGCTACGGGTTGCCAATGGCTGATCTCGTCCAGGAAGGTAACATCGGCTTGATGAAGGCTGTTAAGCGCTTCAATCCAGAAGTTGGTGTTCGATTGGTTTCTTTCGCAGTTCACTGGATTAAAGCTGAAATCCATGAATACGTTCTGCGTAACTGGCGCATCGTTAAAATTGCGACAACTAAAGCACAGCGTAAACTGTTCTTTAACCTTCGTAAGTCTAAAAAGCGTTTAGGTTGGTTTAATAACGGTGAAGTTGAGACAGTTGCTCGTGAGCTAGGTGTTGAGCCTTCTGAAGTTCGTGAAATGGAATCTCGCTTAGCGGCACAAGACGCGACGTTTGAAGCGCCTATGGACGATGACGACGGCGGTTCTGCTTACACAGCTCCAGTTTACTACCTAGAAGACAAAGCATCAGACGTTGCTGAAACGGTAGAAGCGGCTAACTGGGAGTCACACACCAATAATCGCCTAGGACTCGCACTAGCAAGCTTAGACGAGCGTAGCCAACACATTGTTCGCTCACGTTGGTTAGACGACAATAAAGCGACCCTGCAAGACTTAGCGGATACCTACAGCATTTCTGCAGAGCGTGTTCGCCAGTTAGAAAAGAATGCGATGAAGAAATTGAAGCAAGCCGTTGGCGATTTCTAA
- the ftsX gene encoding permease-like cell division protein FtsX has translation MAANKRIKKPQSNRAANRTSSDGFFIVHWKQAKSSFSQMWQRPLGNLLTLAVISMALAMPACLYLLGKNVGEVAQDVTSPSQISAYVEDGIPEPRVMVLKDEIESWDQVELVEYISPQQGLADLSQYSGFEDALTILDDYSLPGVLVITPSVHSDTLIKELAGTVKQQELVTDVRLDEDWLARLDAIKALAAVIVITLTVLMLGAVFLIIGNTLRFNVLAHKEEIQTMKLIGATDSYILRPYLYAGMWFGVLGSISAWVMTALITVLLNSAVDDLAQLYDSHFRLIGLSWDESLLLLIVGTLLGSVAAKLSAQRHLKEIEPV, from the coding sequence ATGGCCGCGAATAAGCGCATTAAGAAACCTCAATCTAATCGAGCAGCGAACCGCACCTCAAGCGACGGCTTCTTTATCGTTCACTGGAAACAAGCCAAGTCATCGTTCTCGCAAATGTGGCAGCGCCCGTTAGGCAACTTGCTGACCCTTGCGGTGATCTCAATGGCGTTGGCGATGCCAGCTTGTTTGTACCTATTGGGTAAAAATGTGGGTGAAGTAGCGCAAGATGTCACTAGCCCGTCACAAATAAGTGCTTATGTAGAGGATGGTATTCCTGAGCCCCGAGTAATGGTGCTTAAGGATGAAATCGAAAGTTGGGATCAAGTCGAGCTGGTGGAGTACATCTCTCCACAGCAAGGGCTTGCAGACCTCAGCCAGTATTCTGGTTTTGAAGATGCCCTAACCATCTTAGACGATTATTCACTGCCAGGTGTGCTGGTGATTACGCCAAGCGTACACAGCGATACCCTAATTAAAGAACTGGCAGGCACAGTTAAACAACAAGAATTAGTCACCGATGTTCGTTTAGACGAAGATTGGTTAGCTCGATTAGATGCGATCAAAGCATTAGCGGCTGTCATCGTGATTACCTTAACGGTATTGATGTTGGGCGCGGTATTTCTGATTATCGGCAATACACTACGATTTAATGTGTTGGCGCATAAAGAAGAGATTCAAACCATGAAGCTGATTGGTGCGACCGACAGTTATATTCTTCGACCATACCTTTATGCAGGGATGTGGTTTGGCGTTTTAGGTTCGATTAGCGCTTGGGTAATGACGGCATTGATTACCGTATTACTGAACAGCGCAGTGGATGACTTGGCTCAGCTATACGACAGTCACTTCCGTTTAATTGGCCTGAGTTGGGATGAGTCTTTACTGCTTTTGATCGTCGGAACCCTGCTGGGTAGTGTGGCTGCGAAGCTTTCTGCACAGCGTCACCTAAAAGAAATTGAACCAGTTTAG